The DNA sequence GCACCCTCTTTCTCGACGAGCTCGGCGAACTCGCCATCGATCTTCAGCCCAAACTGCTGCGCGCGCTGGAGAAACGCGAGATCAAGCCGGTGGGAAGCAACCAGAGCGTCAAGACCGATGTGCGCATCGTCGCGGCGACCAACCGCAACCTCTTAAGCGAGGTCAAAGAGGGGAACTTCCGCGAGGATCTCTACTACCGCTTCGCCGTCATCCGGGTGAACCTCCCGCCGCTGCGCGACCGACCGGACGACATCCCCCTGCTCGTCGAACATTTTTTGCGTCAGGCCAACGAAATGACCGGCCGCGACGACGTGGACATCGCCTACAAGACCATGGAGAAGCTCAAGCGCCACCGCTGGCCGGGCAACGTGCGCGAGCTCAAGAACTTCATTGAGCGCGCCGTACTGCTGACCCAGGGCGATGCCATCGAAACGCGCTACCTCAACGCCGGCGAGCCCTCCAACACCGAGGTCCCCGAGGCGATCGAGGAGTCGAGCCTGCCGATGGTGGAGACCGCGCTCCAGGAAAACCTCCCCTTTAAAGACGCCAAAAACCGCCTCATTGAGCACTTTGAGAAGGAGTACTGGGGGCGACTGCTGGAGCGCACCGGAGGCAACGTCTCCAAAGCCGCGCGCATCGCCGGCGTGCACCGCAAGAGCGTGGAGTACATCCTCAAAAAGCTCGACCTTACCCGCGAAGACCTCGGGATCTCCTGAGCCTGTCTGTGCCCTACCTTCTCTGCTGAGCTGGCTTGATGTCTGACGTATCCGCCGTAGAAACACCCGCCCATGATGTTCTGATCTGCATTCCCACCTACAACGAGGCGGGCAACATCGGCCCGATCACCTCGGCCATCCTGGAGCGCTGCCCTCAGGTTCACCTCCTGATCATCGACGACGGTTCCCCCGATGGTACCGGACAGCTGGCCGATGAGCTGGCCCGCGCCGATGAACGCATCCACGTGATGCATCGCACCGAGAAGGCCGGGCTGGGCCGGGCCTACATCGCCGGGTTTAAGTGGGCGCTGGCCCAGGGCTTTGAGCATGTTGTGGAGATGGACGCTGACTTCAGTCACCGGCCCGAAGATCTTCCCAAACTTCTGGAGCAGCTCGACCACTTCGACGTGGTCATCGGTTCGCGTTATGTGGCCGGAGGCGCCACCCGGGACTGGGGGCTCTTTCGACGGCTGCTCTCACGCGGCGGTGGCTTCTACGCGCGCCTGGTGCTGGGAGTGGACATCCGCGACCTGACCGCGGGCTTTGTCGCCTGGCGCCGGCAGGTGCTGGAGACCATCGATCTGGAGAAAGTCGAGGCCTCGGGCTACGTCTTCCAGATCGAGCTGAAGTACCGCGCGCATCAGCACGGCTTCCGCATGGTGGAAGTGCCCATCGTTTTCCCGGACCGCCAGGTGGGCGATTCCAAGATGACGCCGGATATCGCGGCCGAGGCGCTCACCCGCGTCTGGAAGATCCGCCTCAAGCGCTAAAGCGCGCCCCCCCGCTATCGCCCGGGGGGCGCTCGGCTCCGGGCGCCGGTTAAGGGCGCTTCTTCGTGAGCTTATGCATCTCGTAGAAGTGGCTCAGCGCGCGCACCATCTTGCCCCCCATCAGGTTGCGGAAGGTCCCCAACATCGCCTCGTACTTGGGCGCGTAGGGGTACCAGAAGGGCTCGACCTCCAGCAGACCTCGGTCCACCATGATCGCCTTCTGATTCATAAAGGCGTAGAGCCCCTCAGGCCCGTGATAGCGCCCGAACCCGCTGCGCTTCACCCCGCCAAAGGGCAGCGCCGGGTTGCCCACCGAGAGCACCAGGTCGTTAACCGAGCATTGCCCCGACTCCATCCGGCTGGCCAGCGCCAGACCGCGGGAGACGTCCCGCGTCCACACGCTACCGGTGAGGCCGTACTGATGGTTGTTGGCCATCCGCAGCGCCTCCTCTTCGTCGGCCACGCGGATCACCGGGAGCACCGGACCGAAGGTCTCGTCGCGGTAGATCTCCATCTCTTCGGTGACATCGAGCACCAGCGTG is a window from the Lujinxingia litoralis genome containing:
- a CDS encoding sigma 54-interacting transcriptional regulator — its product is MSDATRTIFLDDGAEQLELQRFRLEVVEGPNKGTSKVFESAEVLIGSSPDCDIALDDPAVSRVHAAIVVDQEGYRLVDRASKNGTFVEGLRTLEVYLADRVRFTLGDTTLQFHLTDEKAEVRFSGRERFGNMLGKSRGMREIFSILERVSPTDATVLIEGESGTGKELVAEAIHLNSPRKDGPFIVLDCSAIARELIESELFGHVKGAFTGATGSRKGAFEAARGGTLFLDELGELAIDLQPKLLRALEKREIKPVGSNQSVKTDVRIVAATNRNLLSEVKEGNFREDLYYRFAVIRVNLPPLRDRPDDIPLLVEHFLRQANEMTGRDDVDIAYKTMEKLKRHRWPGNVRELKNFIERAVLLTQGDAIETRYLNAGEPSNTEVPEAIEESSLPMVETALQENLPFKDAKNRLIEHFEKEYWGRLLERTGGNVSKAARIAGVHRKSVEYILKKLDLTREDLGIS
- a CDS encoding polyprenol monophosphomannose synthase, translated to MSDVSAVETPAHDVLICIPTYNEAGNIGPITSAILERCPQVHLLIIDDGSPDGTGQLADELARADERIHVMHRTEKAGLGRAYIAGFKWALAQGFEHVVEMDADFSHRPEDLPKLLEQLDHFDVVIGSRYVAGGATRDWGLFRRLLSRGGGFYARLVLGVDIRDLTAGFVAWRRQVLETIDLEKVEASGYVFQIELKYRAHQHGFRMVEVPIVFPDRQVGDSKMTPDIAAEALTRVWKIRLKR